The DNA region GTGAGGCGATCGATCCGTCGACGGATCTGTGGGCCCTGGGAGCGCTACTGCACACCATGATCGATGGCCGGCCGCCCGCTCCGAACTCGGGGAACGGAGAGGGCAGTTCGACTTTCGCGCAGGTGTACGCGGGAGAGGGAACCCAGGCAGGAGGGGAAAGATCCCCGGGGGACGACGTCCACACCGGCCGGCTGCGCCAGACCATTCACGGGCTGCTCCGCGAGAACCCGAACGAACGGCTCACCGAACCGGTACTGCGCAGGGCGCTGAGCCGCATGGTCAGCGAGGACTCGGCCGAACAGTCGCACATGTTCAGGCTGCGCGGAGCGTACGGGAGCGCGCCGGGGGAGGAACGTGCCTGGCGCAGGAAGCGGCCCATCGTCCTCGCCATTGTCGGTTCCGCGCTGGCCGTCGTGGCCATCCCGGTCGTGCTCGCCGTGAACAGCAGACCGGCCTCGGACGCACCCGACGCCTCCGGCCCGGTACCCACCGCATCCGGTTCCGCCGCCGCGCCGCCTCCCGCGGCTTCCGCCCCTGCTCGGCCCTCCGCGGACCCGACCGGCAGCGCCTCGGCCGGCGCATCGGACCCGGTCGCGCCCGCCACACCCTCCCCCTCCCCCACCGTCTCCTCGGAGGAGAAGGCGCCGCCCGCCACCAAGCGCTACAACGCGCCGGAAGGATTCTCGGTCCAACTCCCCGCTGACTGGCGGCGCGTCAACGACACCGGGCGGCCGGACAACGCCTTCAGTGTCACGTTCGGTGCCTCGGGCGACCCACGCGCGCTGAGGGTCACCTTCGGCAGGGTCCCCTCATCCGACCCCGTCACCGTCTGGCGCAACGCCGAGCCCCAATTGCGGCGCCTCAACCCCGGCTTCGACCGCATCGGCGACATCCAGGGCGTGACCGGGTCCGGTGGGCGAGCAGCCGACCTGGAGTGGTTCGCCGACGGCGACCCCGACCGCACGCGCACGCTAGCCCGCGCCCTCCTCGTCGACACCAACCTCGGCTACTCCATCAGGTGGACGACCCCGGCCGACGACTGGAACACTCCCGAAAACCAGCAGGCCCTCAACACCTTCTTGACATCCTTCCGCCCGGCCGCGCGATGAACGACCCCACCCTGTGCATCCGGTGGAGCAGTCGCCTCTGACGCGTCCGCTTCCGAAGCCGGCATCAGAGCGGCCGGTCAGTCGGTCCTGCTCGCCACCGCGTCGAGGAGGGGGCCCACGCGGGTGACGGCCGTCAGGGGGCGGACGTCTCGCTCGGCCCTGGCCATGAGGATCGCGCCCTCCAGGGTGCTGATCATGAGCGTCGCGAGTGCTTCGGACCGTTCGTCGGGCACGCCCATGTCCGTCAGGGCCCGGGCCACGGGACCCGTCCAGGCGGCCGCCACGAACGTACTGGAGAACAACCGTCTGATCGCCGAGGCCGCCCGCAAGGCCGGCCTGGCCTCCCCGCTCCTCGACATCTGCCACACCCTCTTCGGCGAAGCCGTCGACCAGGGCCACGGCGGCGAGGACATGGTGGCCTTACTGCACGCGCTGGAGGCTCGGACCGGTGGCGTCCCGTGTCCGCCCGGCTGAAGGAGCGAGCACGACCTGAACCATTGAGCGCCGCGGCCACCGCTGCTGCCAGGAGCGCGCCCGCGGACCGGTGAGCCGCGCAACTGCCCGCGCCGACAAGGAGGTTGCTCATACATGGATTCGCCTCTTGTTGGGAAACTCCGACACGTGCGCCGATCTCCCGTCCTGTTGGTGGTCGTCCGGAGGAGACGTGGCTGGACAGCGGGGGCGCTTCCTGATGTCAGGTCACACAAGTGAGGGAGCGGGGTCCGTGTCATGAGCGGCGAGATGGGATGGATCACGGCCGGGTGGCTGCTGGGATTCGCCGCGTTCAACGCGGGCCTGGGCGTGGCGTGGTGGAGGCGTACGCGCGCGGAGCGGCAGTTCGTGCGGAGCTCACGGAGATCGGACGTGGACCCGATTCAGGCGGGGTGGTGGCTCGGCGCCTCGTGGAAGGGCGCGTCGGCCCAGCGGGAGGGATACGCCGCCGAGGTGGCCGTACGACTGCTCGTCCTGGCCGGCCACGCCCAGGCCGACGGGAGCGGTCGGATCACCCTGGCCCCGGGGCAGCACAGCACTCCGGAGGATCCGGCCCTCGCCGCCCTCGCGGCCTGCCTGGGCCGGGACGAGGGCGTCACCGTCCACGAACTCCTCACCGAGCCGCGCTTCACCCCGTTCCGCACGGCCCTGGAATCACGCCGGGCCCCCCTGCGACGATGCTTCGGCGCCTACCGCGTCCCCGCGCTGCTCGCCGCCTTCGTGGTCTCGTTCGCGATGTCCATGAACGCGATGCTCATGGGCAACGGGTTCCCGGGCCTGTCCGACCAGGACCCCGGATGGTGGACGCTTCTGTGGATGGCGCTCTGGGCCGTTCTGTCCCTCCTGGCGGCTGCCTGGCCGCCCGAAGCGTCCCGCCCCTGGCCGCTGTTCACCCGCCGCTGCCGCGCCGCGCTCGCACGGGCGCTGGCCGGCGAGAGCCCGGAGAGCGCCTACATGGTCTCCAGGGGAGCTTTCCCCCCACCCACCTCGCAGGCGTCCGCTGCCGGGGCGAACGTCCGCCGGACCCCGGACGGGCCCACCGAGCGCACGGGACGTGGCGATCCCGCCGAACTCATCGACGACACGGCGGACGTGGATGTGGACCACGGCGGTGGCTTCGTGGGAGGCGACTGACGCGGGCCGGCCTCTCCGCTGCTCGACAACGGGGCGCGACACGCCGACAGCACCCGAACGAAGTAGTTGCGCAATCAACTTCTGTACTCTCGGTCCGGATGACGGCCGTGGACGACCGTCCCGCCCTGCCAACTCCCTTCCAGGGAACGGGCGTCGGCCGGTCGCCCGAGGGGACGGTCGATGGTTGCCACGACTATTCAGCAAGGATCAGCCATGAAGATCGGCTTTGCGCTCCCGCAGTTCCACAAGCAGGCCTTAGGCATAGCCCGGACCGCAGAGTTCGCCCGCGAGGCGGAGAACGCGGGGGCCGCGAGTCTCTGGGTCGGCGACCGCAATCTGGCCGCCGTCAGTCCCAAGGTCGGCTACGGCGGGCAGGGCGACACCATTCCGGCCGAACTCAACACGGCCGCCGACCCGTTCGTACTCCTTGCGATCGCCGCGAGCGCCACCGAACGCGTACTGCTCGGAACGCACGTACTCATCGCCCCGCTGTATCCACCCGTCCAGCTGGCCAGGTCGCTCACCAGCATCGACGTGATCAGCGACGGCCGTCTGCTGCCCGGTTTCGGAATCGGCTGGTCGCCCGAGGAGTACGAGGCGGCGGGCTCGGACTTCACCCGGCGCGGCGCCCGGATGAACGAACTGCTCGACGCCCTAGACGCCATCTGGACCACCGACCCGGCCCAGTACAGCGGTGAGCTGATTTCGGTGCCCCTGCACCACTCCCCCCTCAAGCCCACCCGGCGTCCCCGTCCGCCGTTCTACCTCGGCGCGATGTCCGAGCGCGCCCTGCGGCGGGTCGCAGAGCGCGGTGACGGCTGGCTGCCGCTGGTCGTGGTGCCCAGTTACGTGGACATCGACGGGCTGGTGTCCCAGCGGGCGGCCATCGACCAACTGGCCCGGGAGGCCGGCCGGGACCCGTCCGCGATCGATGCCGTCCTGCGGGTCAACATCGATGCGGGGACCACGACCCGGAAGGTCGCCGACACCATCAGGACTCTCCACGAGCGCACCGGCATTGACCACTTCATGGTCGACTCCATGTACGCCGTCCACAGCGTCGACGAGGCCCTGGCCCAGGCCTCCGAACTGATCGCCCTGGTCGGGAAGGGCTGACCGCGCTGCCCCGATCCTCCTGTCCCAGCCAGGGGATCGTTCAGGGGATCGATCGGCTCTACGGGGCATCTTCCGACCGAGGCCCTTCGCGGCCCGACAGTGCCGGCCGCAGCCTTTCGAAGTGGACTGTTCAAACGGTCGCGGGTGACCTCCAGGACAACCCGCGTCCGTCCGAATAGTCCACGGTGGGCCGAGGCCAGGCCGGAAGCGGGTCGATCGCCTGCTCTCGACACGGCCGGGCACGGGGGCAGCCGACCTGAGTCAGTCGGTCCCTTCGAGGTACGACGCCAGGTTGGCCAGCGATGAGGCGATCCCGGTCTCGTGGTCCGCCTGGTCGATGCCGGGTGGCACATCCGTGGCGGTGACGGTCACCTCGGTTCCGTCACCGGCGGCAGCGAGGTGCCAGGTCATCGTCATGGTGCCCGCGAACGACGGGTCGTCGGCCTCGAACACCGCCCGCTGCACCACGCGCTCCGGTGGCACCAGTTCGGCGAACCCGACGTCGACGACATCCGTCGCGTCCGAAGTCTTGCCGGGGCTGTCGGTGGGGTCGAGGTAGGTGAGGACCATCCGGAACCCTCCACCGGGCCGGGGGTCCCACCGCTCGACCCGCCCGCGCATGCCGTCCGGCGGCAACCACGCTTCCAGGGACTCCGGGTCGAGGAGGGCACCGTAGACAGTCGCCGGTGGTACGGCGATCACCCGGCTGGAGCGGTCAGTCCTGTCCATGGCCCGAGTTTAGGGCGACGGCGGCTCCTTGGCGGCGCAGGGTGACGGTTTCCAGGTATGCCCCGGCGGCCGCGGCGGAGGCCCCACCACGGTGGACTGTCACCCGACATGCCCGCCCCCGTACAGTCCGCCTTGGTACCAGCGCTCCGTTACGGCCGAGCACGGCGGTTGACCAGGAGAGAAGACATGGACACTGAAGCCGGTCGCGGCTCCCCTTCGAACGTCCCCGGAACGGGGCGGCCGGTCCCCGAAGCCGAGCCCGCACTCGTGAAGCGGTGGCATTCGGGCGAAGGTGAACTGGTCGAGCTGCTGTCCCAGGTGCGCGAGCGGTTCGGCGGCGTCGCCGCGTTCCGCCTCGGGCCGGCCCTCACCGTTCTCGTCACCGACCCGCAAGCGGTCCAGCACGTCCTGGCCCGGCACCCGGAGCAGTACGTCAAGCGCTCCCACCGCGCCCGTGTGCTGATCGGCGACGGTGTCCTGGCCGCCACCGGCGCGGCGTGGAAGCAGCAACGCCGCTTGCTGCAGTCCCAGTTCACTGGTACCGGGATGCGCCGCTACGAACAGCGGATCACCGGGGCCGCCCGGACGACCGCCGAACGCTGGGACGGATACGCGCGTACCGGACAGCCCTTCGATGTCGGGCAGGAGATGCGCCGCTTCGCCCTGGACTCCATCTGGCGCTCCCTCACCGGGTACCCCCTCGATGACGGGACCGAGCGCGAACTGGCCGCTGTGGAAGCCGTGGGGGCCGCCCTTCCGACTCTGCCCGCCGATATCGGCGACGCCCAGGACGCCGTCGCCGCCGATCTCGCCCGGATCGATGCGGTCGCGCGGCACGCCATCGAGGCCGCCCGCGGCGGAGCGGCCGGCCCCGACGGACCGGGCCTGCTGCATGTCCTGCTCGACGCCGCCGCCGAGCACCCCGAGTACACCGACCGGCTGATCCGCGACGAACTGGTCACGCTGCTCGCGGCCGGGCACGAGACCACCACCACCACCCTGACCTGGCTCTACCTGCTTCTCGACCGGTACCCCACCGCCCGCGAACATGCCCTGGCCGCCGGTGGCGAAGGATCCCCGGAACGCCGCCAGGCCGTCCAGGCCCTGATCCACGAGACGCTCCGGCTCTACCCGTCCGCCTGGATCCTGCCCCGCCACGCCACCGAGGACGACACCCTCGCCGGGTACGCCGTCGAGGCGGGCACCGACCTCCTAGTCTGCCCGTACCTCACGCACCGCGATCCCGAACTCTGGCCGGACCCGCAGCACTTCGACCCCCAGCGCTTCATCACGCCGGGCGCCCGCCCCACCCACCCGGGCGCCTACTTCCCCTTCGGCATCGGCCCCCGCGCCTGCCTCGGGCTGCAGTTCGCACTCCGCGAATCAACCGTCCTGCTCGAACACCTGCTACCGGCCCACACCCCGGCCTTCTCCTCCACTCCCACAAAGGCGGTACACGGCTTCACCGTCCGGCCGGACGGCCCCACCCCAGCGACCTTGGTACGGCCAACTATCTGAACAGGTCATGCCGGGAACGGCCCGCAGCCTGATGGGCCCGTGCAGGACCATGGGTTTCGTGGCGCTGTTGGGCACTGTCGACGTCCTGGCGGTTGTGAAGGCAGTGTCCCTCCGGGATGCTTCACCGGCGCCGCCGATCCCCTACGTCACCAGGACCACTGTCAGAATGCCGAGCGGGACCATGAAGTTGCCGGAGGGCGGCAGAGTTCCGCCCGTCATCGGTGCCGGAAGCGCCTGTTCGTCTGCCGTCGCCCGCTGAGTACGGTGGCGTGAGGAGCCCTGGGGGATCTGTGCCGGGGCGCGATCGTGGTGAACGGTCCGAGGCGAGCACGGGGTGAAGATGGTCTACCTGGTCCTGGCTGCGACAGCGGTCGCGTCCATCGTGGCGGCCGCCGTGACCGTGCTGGTGCGGCGTCGGCGGCGCCGACCGGATTCCGGTTCGGAAGCGCAGCGAATTGAAGCGGCGGCCACGAGAGGCGTGCGCGATGCGCGCCGCCAGGCTCATGCCCATCAGCATTTCAACGATGTCGGCGGCATCAGTGCCCTGCGGGATCGTGACTCCCACTCGTAGGGACTCGTAGGGACAGGGGACGACATCAATGACCTCCCAGCCCTCCCACGATGACCGGATCGGTCCGCACCCGGACCCGATGGGGCCTGGTCCTGACCCTCCCGCGCGGGCCAGGCTTGGGGACATGACCCGAGCGCTGATCGTCATTGATGTCCAGGAGTCCTTCCGGGCCCGCCCGCTGTGGGAGACCACCTCTGATCTGAAGATCGCCGACCAGGTGAACCGCCTGGTCCGACTCTCCCGTCAGGCCGGGGACCTGGTCGTGTGGGTGCTGCATTCCGAGCCCGGCAGCGG from Streptomyces sp. NBC_00258 includes:
- a CDS encoding cytochrome P450, which gives rise to MDTEAGRGSPSNVPGTGRPVPEAEPALVKRWHSGEGELVELLSQVRERFGGVAAFRLGPALTVLVTDPQAVQHVLARHPEQYVKRSHRARVLIGDGVLAATGAAWKQQRRLLQSQFTGTGMRRYEQRITGAARTTAERWDGYARTGQPFDVGQEMRRFALDSIWRSLTGYPLDDGTERELAAVEAVGAALPTLPADIGDAQDAVAADLARIDAVARHAIEAARGGAAGPDGPGLLHVLLDAAAEHPEYTDRLIRDELVTLLAAGHETTTTTLTWLYLLLDRYPTAREHALAAGGEGSPERRQAVQALIHETLRLYPSAWILPRHATEDDTLAGYAVEAGTDLLVCPYLTHRDPELWPDPQHFDPQRFITPGARPTHPGAYFPFGIGPRACLGLQFALRESTVLLEHLLPAHTPAFSSTPTKAVHGFTVRPDGPTPATLVRPTI
- a CDS encoding TIGR03619 family F420-dependent LLM class oxidoreductase yields the protein MKIGFALPQFHKQALGIARTAEFAREAENAGAASLWVGDRNLAAVSPKVGYGGQGDTIPAELNTAADPFVLLAIAASATERVLLGTHVLIAPLYPPVQLARSLTSIDVISDGRLLPGFGIGWSPEEYEAAGSDFTRRGARMNELLDALDAIWTTDPAQYSGELISVPLHHSPLKPTRRPRPPFYLGAMSERALRRVAERGDGWLPLVVVPSYVDIDGLVSQRAAIDQLAREAGRDPSAIDAVLRVNIDAGTTTRKVADTIRTLHERTGIDHFMVDSMYAVHSVDEALAQASELIALVGKG
- a CDS encoding SRPBCC family protein, which produces MDRTDRSSRVIAVPPATVYGALLDPESLEAWLPPDGMRGRVERWDPRPGGGFRMVLTYLDPTDSPGKTSDATDVVDVGFAELVPPERVVQRAVFEADDPSFAGTMTMTWHLAAAGDGTEVTVTATDVPPGIDQADHETGIASSLANLASYLEGTD
- a CDS encoding serine/threonine-protein kinase; protein product: MAEAQASTNELIAGRYRPLQIVHREEFRVGWHGQDMASGRLVFLAEARLPAVLREETSRQTTARVLRETADLEAAAPGRVATVLDVTEQDGRLWTVMEPIEGRSLSELLNRRGPFNQPRAVRIGLQILDVLAAAHRLGVTHGDLGPDQVFVKADGGVVVTGFGLTGATRSLRATAPSYASPEQIRGEAIDPSTDLWALGALLHTMIDGRPPAPNSGNGEGSSTFAQVYAGEGTQAGGERSPGDDVHTGRLRQTIHGLLRENPNERLTEPVLRRALSRMVSEDSAEQSHMFRLRGAYGSAPGEERAWRRKRPIVLAIVGSALAVVAIPVVLAVNSRPASDAPDASGPVPTASGSAAAPPPAASAPARPSADPTGSASAGASDPVAPATPSPSPTVSSEEKAPPATKRYNAPEGFSVQLPADWRRVNDTGRPDNAFSVTFGASGDPRALRVTFGRVPSSDPVTVWRNAEPQLRRLNPGFDRIGDIQGVTGSGGRAADLEWFADGDPDRTRTLARALLVDTNLGYSIRWTTPADDWNTPENQQALNTFLTSFRPAAR